From Marinoscillum sp. 108, a single genomic window includes:
- a CDS encoding T9SS type A sorting domain-containing protein, producing MKLLIYILKMTIISIALLSIREAKSQTNTSDSLALVVLYNSTNGPSWTNSNNWLAGSVDTWHGVTVSGGRVVSLDLSDDGTLSYNGNNLTGTIPEDVGNLSELTFLSMAGNALTGTLPTTLGNLTSVQYMYLSTNSLSGSIPPELGNMTSLTALTLFDNQLTGSVPAELADATALDLLYIGDNSLSGALPSALGNLDMIKFDVRNNLLSGTIPSSFSNWINVEEFGLFGNDFEGPIPSGIGASLIFFDISNNAFSELPTITASSATTFNVSNNHFTFEDLEPNESVITLNTGQKAFGNEQFLYTDIGADTLLSPPLPGVGTSDSYYWERDGVVISGATESTLTLTNLQASDGGEYVLYVTNSQFPGLTLNSEPLNLWVGPLGDSCEGAIEATLGTNTTASAPRWFFYSPSVSYEKVLISSLGSGEDTYLRIYSACGGDLLAEHDDIDYPTYPESEAELILYDNDTIWIEWVDQYSSNGFDWTITAGTFSTTNVSDSLALVAFYNATDGTNWFNNSNWLLGPVETWFGVQTASGRVTELQLSGNNLGGSLPDEIGDLDQLQRLNLNINGITGAVPESIGNLINLEVLGLTNPISSLPESLGELNSLWGFNMANSLVTTIPDGLWSLPNLYDVRLVGNAQLEVTLPDTLGKNDALDFFWLDGSSLSGSLPCGADNTSLRVLRIQNMQMAADFPIGITQIPSLQELSLAGNGLTGLIPEELGGLTGLLHLDLGSNQFFGPIPLALTELTSLNYLSLFSNQLSGGIPPELGWMVSLTDLILSHNPLGGTIPPELGNLTNLTFLGLRADELTGTIPPELSALTNLNVFSVRINQLEGDVPSELANLTLLDEIHIESNLFTGLPDLSALSPSVFTVANNFFTFEDLAPNIGTMTSYSPQQLEVPAYDTILAADSELIIYYPIAGVGNTYQWIKNGEPIEGAVADSLVLTNVSGSDNGIYILEARNESVPNLTLTTDPFYVTIEGTGNELTEGPEWSYAYAFGETGARSNTAGMEVDAAENLLVYGSSEGTTDFFGQSIEGTGAFLAKLDANYNILWLTHLAGASAGAGIGDKFVHDKLSGANYVIGQRGLDELVIQDSVITSSVGSYNYFIAKLSASGSFLWIEEFPAQITLDDLTILPDGVLLSGIYPAGSLVVNGETMINQGSEDCFMIKYDADGNRVFVRTVGGSDIEYLCITAADQEGNIYLASEATSQGVTMEDGSQFPMADGDGNVLVVKYDHNGTRIWQDSYSGSSTTDYSSWPTSLTIDPFGNPVLKGWFGKKHGFGTDTLQSPFNYNKFLLQLSPEGTVNWAKGIMEQQYGFGYNEMETDAEGNIYVISDQRGDLYIENAKYPLIGNQDVYIMKYTQDGEVDWIKNATTTTGSSSLGVLAVVEEDNLYLGGSFSDPAFTLDDYTLSSSGISHGYIASIGAASLIPDSITLVAIYDATGGSDWLNNDNWLSGSVDTWYGVEVQNNKVIGLNLTGNQLNGVIPAEIGQLVNLKSVNLANNQLSNVDDSITTLPNLKALDLSGNDLVKLPAGLESMLLDSLAVSHNQLDFGALEALSGVLYEWSYAPQDSVGVRLDTVVSVGEDLILIADGGGTADSYTWKKDGDILVDQVMDSLKLLNLTIGDRGVYAYEVTNLLLPDLTLYGREVQLEVSSLEDDSLALLQIYDALDGANWTRLNNWRSGAPIADWVDVTVKDSRVIAVDLSENNLSGDFPEISSGLVGLDTLDISGNRVISLPDLSGLASLRELDASHNRLGFASLELNQGLSSLLYTPQDSIGIRVDTLGQQGSEYLLTREISGSANSYTWFKESLSDGGITELENTGPTLTINVNGFGDEGAYYAEVTSSIVTDITLVTEPIIFKVSSLERDSTALANMYASMNGASWAGEAANWPNESTIHDWFGVIIENERVTGLELPEKGLTGALGRDILDVAGLVSVDLKDNRITALPDFSALKNLTSLDVTGNHLEFDDLEKNMDVSGIVYDSQRPIGSSAQEIIPQGSDYEVMIAVGGTANSYEWTLTNHLGAHPVEDATGTLQVSGITYETMGEYYLEVTSSLVPNLTLTSGVYQILASADLTFNALDLNGNPFVEGTGYALRVNAPGIPYDTLGIVSGAEAGFVFDDLLLGDYLISVEPEDLEEFLPTYYPGTDLWVEAQVFKLRNDSTEVLKMGQIPPELPPLPEGGVVTGDVGTTLGDEEEGGRVEARRKVKRAGCSLRRFVRSGRIDQDGTFVLIAYVQSDDEGRFTFTDLESGLYRFNVEYPGIPMDPNSFVEFEIGADGMERNTFVLEATITENGIVVKRTNVLGFRRKYFKDLEVYPNPVEDMLTINYRNLVSPNVAARLMDMNGNLIEELTLKNGSEHSVELQMNQLPAGVYLLNFVDRSSNKGHIVSYRIIKQ from the coding sequence ATGAAACTACTTATCTACATTCTGAAAATGACCATAATCTCCATTGCTCTACTGAGTATTAGAGAGGCGAAATCGCAAACCAACACCAGTGATTCCCTGGCCCTGGTGGTACTTTATAACAGTACCAATGGCCCCAGCTGGACCAATAGTAATAACTGGCTGGCTGGCTCTGTGGACACCTGGCACGGAGTGACTGTCAGTGGAGGAAGGGTGGTATCTCTTGATCTTTCAGACGATGGTACTCTTTCTTATAATGGTAATAATCTGACGGGTACGATACCTGAAGATGTTGGAAACTTATCAGAACTTACCTTTTTGAGTATGGCCGGAAACGCTCTGACCGGCACCCTTCCAACCACGCTGGGTAACCTTACTAGCGTTCAATACATGTACCTGAGTACGAATAGCCTGTCAGGGAGTATCCCCCCTGAATTAGGGAATATGACTAGTTTAACAGCATTGACGCTCTTCGATAATCAGCTCACTGGTTCCGTCCCGGCCGAATTGGCTGATGCGACGGCATTGGATCTGCTTTACATTGGCGACAATAGCCTCTCCGGAGCACTGCCATCAGCGCTTGGGAATCTAGACATGATCAAATTTGATGTGCGCAACAACCTGCTGTCAGGAACCATCCCTTCATCTTTTTCGAATTGGATCAATGTAGAGGAATTTGGACTGTTTGGAAATGATTTTGAAGGGCCGATACCCTCCGGTATTGGGGCAAGCCTGATTTTTTTCGACATTAGCAATAACGCTTTTAGTGAGCTCCCGACCATTACAGCATCCTCAGCGACTACTTTTAATGTATCCAACAACCACTTTACGTTCGAGGACCTGGAGCCTAATGAGTCAGTCATTACTTTAAATACCGGACAAAAGGCCTTTGGTAATGAACAGTTCCTTTATACTGATATAGGCGCAGATACCTTACTGAGCCCACCACTTCCAGGAGTTGGAACCAGTGATTCTTACTACTGGGAAAGGGATGGTGTGGTGATTTCTGGAGCGACAGAGTCTACTCTTACTTTGACCAATCTGCAAGCATCCGATGGTGGCGAATACGTGTTATATGTTACCAATAGTCAGTTTCCGGGACTTACACTCAATAGTGAGCCGCTGAACTTGTGGGTGGGCCCATTGGGTGATAGTTGTGAAGGTGCCATTGAGGCCACATTGGGTACCAATACTACTGCTTCAGCCCCACGATGGTTTTTCTATTCACCTTCTGTCTCCTACGAAAAAGTGCTGATTTCTTCTCTCGGTTCGGGAGAGGATACATATCTGAGGATATACTCGGCCTGTGGTGGAGACCTCCTGGCAGAGCATGATGACATAGACTACCCCACGTATCCCGAATCAGAAGCTGAGCTCATTCTTTACGATAATGATACTATCTGGATAGAATGGGTGGATCAATATTCTTCCAATGGATTTGACTGGACAATTACTGCCGGAACGTTTTCAACAACCAATGTGAGTGATTCCCTGGCTCTGGTAGCTTTTTATAATGCCACGGATGGTACTAACTGGTTCAATAATAGCAATTGGTTATTAGGGCCGGTGGAGACCTGGTTTGGGGTACAAACAGCCTCCGGGAGAGTTACTGAGTTACAATTGTCCGGAAACAATCTGGGTGGAAGTCTTCCTGATGAGATTGGTGATTTAGACCAATTGCAACGTCTCAACTTAAATATTAATGGCATTACCGGGGCGGTACCAGAGAGCATTGGTAATCTTATCAATCTTGAAGTGCTTGGATTAACCAATCCCATAAGCTCGTTGCCAGAGTCCTTAGGAGAACTAAACAGCTTATGGGGGTTTAACATGGCGAACTCTCTGGTGACAACCATACCTGATGGACTATGGAGCCTGCCCAATCTCTATGATGTGAGGCTGGTAGGTAATGCCCAATTGGAAGTTACACTTCCTGATACACTCGGGAAAAATGATGCCCTTGACTTTTTCTGGTTAGATGGTTCGTCCCTGTCTGGGTCACTGCCTTGCGGTGCTGATAATACCAGCCTTCGGGTATTGAGGATCCAAAATATGCAAATGGCCGCTGATTTTCCCATAGGGATTACCCAAATTCCTAGTTTGCAGGAATTGAGTCTGGCGGGAAATGGGCTCACCGGATTGATACCAGAGGAGCTGGGAGGTCTTACCGGGCTCCTTCATTTAGATCTGGGTTCGAATCAATTTTTTGGCCCAATCCCCTTGGCGCTAACGGAACTTACCAGCCTCAACTACCTCAGTCTCTTTAGCAATCAGTTATCAGGTGGTATTCCCCCCGAACTGGGTTGGATGGTTTCCCTAACTGATCTAATATTATCTCATAATCCTTTAGGGGGAACAATCCCTCCAGAATTGGGGAACTTAACCAACCTGACCTTTTTGGGACTCAGAGCAGATGAGCTCACTGGTACCATTCCGCCTGAATTATCAGCCCTCACCAACCTGAATGTTTTCAGTGTCCGGATTAACCAATTGGAAGGAGATGTACCCTCAGAATTGGCTAACCTCACGCTGCTTGATGAGATTCACATTGAAAGCAATTTGTTTACAGGGTTACCTGATTTGTCAGCTCTCAGTCCTTCTGTTTTTACGGTTGCCAATAACTTCTTCACCTTTGAGGATTTGGCACCCAATATAGGTACCATGACCTCCTATTCTCCCCAGCAGTTGGAAGTACCGGCTTATGATACCATATTGGCAGCTGACTCAGAATTGATCATTTACTACCCCATTGCCGGGGTAGGTAACACCTATCAATGGATTAAAAATGGTGAGCCCATAGAAGGTGCGGTGGCTGATAGCCTGGTTTTGACAAATGTATCTGGTTCAGACAATGGAATTTACATCCTGGAAGCCAGGAATGAGAGCGTACCGAATCTTACCCTAACTACCGATCCCTTCTACGTGACCATTGAAGGTACCGGAAACGAATTGACTGAAGGCCCCGAATGGTCATATGCTTATGCCTTTGGGGAAACGGGGGCCAGAAGTAATACCGCGGGAATGGAAGTAGATGCAGCGGAAAACCTGCTGGTCTATGGAAGCTCTGAAGGAACCACTGATTTTTTTGGTCAATCAATAGAAGGCACCGGAGCTTTCTTAGCCAAGTTGGATGCCAATTATAACATCCTGTGGCTTACCCACCTGGCAGGCGCGAGTGCAGGAGCGGGTATTGGTGATAAGTTTGTGCATGATAAGTTATCAGGTGCAAATTATGTCATAGGGCAGCGCGGATTGGATGAGCTGGTTATTCAGGATTCGGTGATTACCTCTTCCGTTGGATCATATAATTATTTTATTGCCAAGCTCTCCGCTTCGGGCAGTTTTTTGTGGATCGAGGAGTTTCCCGCACAAATTACCCTGGATGACCTGACCATTCTGCCAGATGGGGTGCTATTATCAGGAATATATCCGGCTGGTTCCCTCGTTGTGAACGGAGAGACCATGATTAATCAAGGTTCAGAAGATTGCTTTATGATCAAGTATGATGCAGATGGAAACAGGGTGTTTGTGCGTACCGTGGGAGGATCAGATATAGAATACCTCTGTATTACTGCTGCGGATCAGGAAGGAAATATCTACCTGGCCTCTGAGGCTACTTCTCAGGGGGTTACCATGGAGGACGGGTCACAGTTTCCCATGGCGGATGGTGACGGGAATGTATTGGTGGTGAAATATGACCATAACGGCACACGTATCTGGCAGGATTCTTACTCTGGAAGTTCGACTACAGATTATTCCAGCTGGCCTACGTCACTTACGATAGACCCCTTTGGTAACCCCGTGCTCAAAGGCTGGTTTGGGAAGAAGCATGGCTTTGGCACCGATACACTTCAGAGTCCTTTCAATTACAACAAATTTCTGCTACAGCTTTCTCCTGAGGGCACCGTCAATTGGGCAAAGGGAATAATGGAGCAGCAGTATGGTTTTGGGTATAATGAAATGGAAACAGATGCAGAGGGAAACATCTATGTCATCTCCGATCAGCGTGGCGATTTGTACATAGAGAACGCGAAGTATCCGTTGATAGGGAATCAGGACGTATACATCATGAAGTATACCCAGGATGGAGAGGTGGACTGGATCAAAAATGCTACGACAACCACCGGGTCGTCTTCTTTGGGTGTTTTGGCTGTGGTGGAGGAAGATAACCTTTATCTGGGAGGATCATTTTCAGACCCTGCCTTTACGCTGGATGACTATACACTCTCTTCTTCAGGGATTTCTCATGGCTACATAGCATCCATTGGAGCAGCAAGTTTGATACCTGACTCCATCACTTTGGTGGCTATCTATGACGCTACAGGGGGTTCCGACTGGCTGAATAATGACAATTGGCTTTCGGGATCTGTAGATACGTGGTATGGAGTAGAGGTTCAAAATAACAAGGTGATAGGCCTTAATCTGACTGGTAATCAACTGAATGGAGTGATACCTGCCGAAATTGGTCAGTTAGTAAATCTGAAATCTGTAAACCTTGCCAATAACCAGCTGAGCAATGTGGATGATAGCATCACTACTTTACCGAACCTCAAGGCGCTTGACCTCTCGGGTAATGATTTGGTGAAATTACCAGCTGGTCTGGAGAGCATGTTATTGGATTCATTAGCCGTCAGTCATAACCAACTGGATTTTGGAGCGCTTGAGGCACTCAGCGGGGTGCTTTATGAGTGGTCATATGCGCCACAGGATTCTGTCGGAGTGAGGTTGGATACTGTAGTGAGTGTTGGGGAGGATCTGATTTTGATAGCAGATGGAGGTGGAACGGCGGACAGTTACACCTGGAAAAAGGATGGCGATATTTTGGTGGATCAGGTCATGGATTCCCTCAAATTGTTGAATCTGACTATTGGTGATCGGGGTGTGTATGCCTATGAGGTTACTAACTTATTGCTTCCGGACCTCACGTTGTATGGCAGGGAGGTTCAGCTGGAGGTGTCTTCGCTGGAGGATGATTCTTTGGCCTTACTGCAGATATATGATGCCCTGGATGGCGCCAATTGGACGAGATTGAACAATTGGCGATCAGGGGCACCTATAGCGGATTGGGTGGATGTCACCGTGAAAGACTCGCGTGTCATTGCGGTAGATCTCTCTGAAAATAATTTATCGGGTGATTTTCCTGAAATATCCAGCGGTCTGGTAGGACTGGATACCCTTGATATCAGCGGCAACCGCGTTATTTCTCTACCCGATCTTTCCGGTCTTGCTTCCCTTCGTGAGTTAGACGCCTCTCACAATCGGCTCGGATTTGCTTCGCTAGAACTTAACCAGGGCCTGAGTAGCTTGCTTTATACTCCACAGGACAGCATCGGCATACGGGTCGATACACTAGGACAGCAGGGCAGTGAGTATCTCCTGACCAGAGAGATTTCAGGATCTGCCAATAGCTACACCTGGTTTAAGGAGTCACTTTCAGATGGTGGAATTACCGAGCTGGAAAACACTGGTCCCACACTGACAATCAACGTGAATGGCTTTGGTGATGAAGGAGCTTACTATGCAGAGGTGACCAGTTCGATCGTGACAGATATAACACTTGTGACTGAGCCAATTATTTTCAAAGTGTCTTCTCTGGAAAGGGATTCTACGGCTCTGGCTAATATGTACGCAAGCATGAATGGGGCGAGCTGGGCAGGAGAGGCCGCTAATTGGCCCAATGAATCGACAATTCACGACTGGTTTGGAGTGATCATAGAAAATGAACGGGTCACCGGACTGGAACTTCCCGAGAAGGGATTGACAGGCGCCTTAGGTAGGGATATTCTGGATGTAGCGGGCCTGGTTTCAGTGGATTTGAAGGACAATAGGATTACTGCTTTGCCTGATTTCTCGGCCCTGAAAAACCTTACTTCCCTGGATGTCACGGGCAACCACCTGGAATTTGATGACCTGGAGAAAAATATGGACGTATCGGGGATCGTATATGATTCCCAAAGACCCATAGGGAGCTCCGCGCAGGAGATCATTCCGCAGGGGAGTGATTACGAGGTGATGATCGCTGTAGGCGGGACGGCCAATAGTTACGAATGGACACTAACCAATCACCTGGGAGCCCATCCGGTAGAGGATGCCACAGGCACATTGCAAGTAAGTGGGATCACCTATGAGACCATGGGTGAATATTACCTGGAAGTCACCAGTAGCTTGGTGCCGAATCTCACTTTGACGAGCGGAGTGTATCAAATACTGGCCAGTGCTGACCTCACTTTCAACGCACTCGACCTCAATGGGAATCCTTTTGTGGAAGGAACCGGTTATGCGCTGCGGGTCAACGCTCCCGGAATTCCTTATGATACCTTGGGAATCGTGAGTGGAGCAGAAGCGGGATTCGTGTTTGATGATCTGCTTCTGGGCGACTACCTGATCTCTGTGGAGCCGGAAGATCTGGAAGAGTTTCTTCCTACTTATTACCCCGGCACGGATTTGTGGGTGGAGGCACAGGTATTCAAGTTGAGAAATGACAGCACTGAGGTACTCAAAATGGGCCAAATTCCACCGGAGCTGCCTCCATTGCCAGAGGGAGGTGTGGTGACAGGAGATGTGGGTACCACCCTGGGAGATGAAGAAGAAGGAGGACGAGTGGAGGCCCGAAGGAAGGTTAAGCGGGCGGGTTGTTCCCTTCGCCGGTTCGTGAGGAGCGGCCGAATAGATCAGGATGGCACCTTCGTGTTGATCGCTTATGTGCAGTCCGATGATGAGGGCAGGTTTACCTTTACCGATCTGGAGAGTGGTTTGTATCGATTCAACGTGGAGTACCCGGGTATACCGATGGATCCGAATTCCTTCGTGGAGTTTGAAATAGGTGCAGATGGGATGGAGAGAAACACCTTTGTATTGGAGGCTACAATCACTGAGAATGGGATCGTAGTGAAAAGAACGAATGTTCTCGGTTTTCGCAGAAAATACTTCAAAGACCTGGAAGTATACCCCAATCCTGTGGAGGACATGCTGACCATTAACTATCGGAACCTTGTATCGCCGAATGTGGCGGCCAGGCTCATGGATATGAATGGTAACCTGATCGAAGAATTAACCCTGAAGAATGGGTCTGAGCACAGCGTTGAGCTTCAAATGAACCAGCTCCCTGCAGGTGTGTATCTCCTCAACTTTGTAGACAGGAGCTCCAATAAAGGCCATATTGTGTCTTACAGGATTATTAAACAGTAG
- a CDS encoding response regulator transcription factor: MAYSTETESFHYNQLQVQQLQNLYVADRNRFLEVIDFFPLMVSSNDVDGWSFRMVNQSFAEYFERDKQFLLEVDNAYSTKLVHPESLAYISQFLKNHPYESSKSQVITYYQNVRKSRDREYAWFLTYKKFLDKDHYFSLYHTLTELGRTGRILRDFLGEVPVSITNYLRYQSLTNREKEVLKHVARGTTNQEIAEKLVISKDTIRTHRNSIWKKLGIKRVQDCLIYDMFFGE, translated from the coding sequence ATGGCCTATTCCACTGAAACTGAGTCTTTTCATTATAACCAGCTACAGGTACAGCAGTTGCAAAATCTGTATGTCGCTGATAGGAACCGCTTTTTGGAAGTGATTGATTTCTTTCCCCTCATGGTATCCAGTAATGATGTAGATGGCTGGAGTTTCCGAATGGTGAATCAGTCTTTTGCTGAGTATTTCGAGAGGGACAAGCAGTTTTTACTAGAGGTAGACAATGCGTACTCCACTAAACTGGTACATCCTGAAAGCCTTGCGTACATCTCACAATTCTTAAAAAATCATCCGTATGAGTCGTCAAAATCTCAGGTGATTACTTATTATCAAAATGTGAGGAAATCCCGGGATCGGGAATACGCCTGGTTTTTGACCTATAAAAAGTTTCTGGATAAAGACCATTACTTCAGCCTGTACCACACGCTCACAGAGTTGGGCCGGACCGGACGTATCCTGCGCGATTTTTTGGGAGAGGTGCCGGTTTCCATCACCAATTACCTTCGTTACCAGAGTTTGACGAATCGTGAAAAGGAGGTGCTGAAGCATGTGGCCCGGGGCACTACCAACCAGGAAATAGCGGAGAAACTGGTGATATCCAAAGATACGATCCGTACGCATCGGAATTCCATCTGGAAAAAATTGGGAATCAAACGCGTACAGGATTGCCTCATCTACGACATGTTCTTTGGAGAGTGA
- a CDS encoding alpha/beta fold hydrolase — MNLHFELKKGTRKGTMVFLHGNSSSSKVFNETFSSSIDHTLIRMDLPGHGGSPKNPQSYAIDTLRTMVIDFIIEKVTEPFLLIGNSLGGHLAIEILPELPQCKGLVIFGTPPLKKPINAEEAFLPCEALNTYFKADYTDDELDETMAVATYGPAGRELLRDDFIQTDPSFRSTFYNGAMVEGSLHDEVAIIASDSRPVYVIQGVQDPTVNVNYIRGLQGITKIFEINKCGHYASLEEPYQFNSILKKVSSEVFKA; from the coding sequence ATGAATTTACATTTTGAACTTAAAAAGGGAACCAGAAAAGGAACAATGGTCTTCCTCCATGGCAACTCGAGCTCATCCAAGGTGTTTAATGAGACCTTCTCGTCAAGTATTGATCATACCTTAATTAGGATGGATTTGCCCGGACATGGAGGCTCTCCAAAAAATCCCCAGTCCTATGCTATCGATACACTCAGAACAATGGTGATCGATTTCATCATCGAAAAAGTCACTGAACCTTTTCTCCTCATTGGTAATTCTCTTGGTGGTCATTTGGCCATAGAAATACTACCAGAGCTTCCACAATGTAAAGGTCTGGTCATTTTCGGGACTCCACCCCTCAAAAAACCAATCAATGCAGAAGAGGCCTTCCTACCGTGCGAAGCACTCAACACCTACTTCAAAGCAGACTATACAGATGATGAGTTGGACGAGACCATGGCGGTAGCCACCTATGGACCGGCGGGTCGCGAGCTGCTCCGTGATGACTTCATACAGACGGATCCCTCGTTCCGTTCGACTTTTTACAACGGAGCCATGGTGGAAGGTAGCCTACATGACGAAGTAGCCATCATCGCCAGTGACTCCAGGCCAGTCTATGTCATACAGGGTGTGCAGGATCCTACGGTGAATGTCAACTACATCCGTGGACTGCAAGGAATCACCAAGATTTTCGAAATCAACAAATGCGGCCACTATGCCAGTCTGGAGGAGCCGTATCAATTCAATTCTATTCTCAAAAAAGTAAGTTCAGAGGTCTTTAAAGCTTAA
- a CDS encoding BlaI/MecI/CopY family transcriptional regulator, whose translation MKELTRAEEEIMQVLWQLESAFVKEIIEHLPEPKPAYNTVSTIVRILQQKGFVGHEAHGKSHKYSPLITKETYTKTFMKGFVKKYFSGSYKQMVSFFTQEENLSVNELEQLLDQLKKKSS comes from the coding sequence ATCAAAGAGCTTACCCGAGCCGAAGAGGAAATCATGCAGGTGCTGTGGCAACTGGAATCCGCCTTTGTCAAAGAGATCATTGAGCATCTTCCAGAACCAAAGCCTGCTTATAACACGGTTTCCACCATCGTGCGAATTTTGCAGCAGAAAGGCTTCGTTGGCCATGAGGCGCACGGTAAATCGCATAAATACTCACCTCTCATTACCAAAGAGACCTATACTAAGACTTTCATGAAGGGCTTTGTGAAGAAATATTTTAGTGGTTCTTATAAGCAAATGGTTTCGTTCTTCACTCAGGAGGAGAATCTGAGTGTGAATGAACTCGAACAACTCCTTGATCAACTCAAAAAGAAATCCTCATGA
- a CDS encoding TonB family protein yields the protein MINYLIELFIIHSILTVGYLIFLREESDYSKLRAYLLGSTLLSMIVPLLHFPSILALFAPQQGSPSAEVVTYLLNPAMITVQSTSSYDFSFAIWFYALISIWFLVQIARGIIYLVRLERHSEYQVVDGIPVYRASNIQGSFTFFNRIFMDHTISSDQEEFTPMLNHESAHARLGHSYDILFLQLFRACFWWLPSAWWIQKEIKKIHEYQADAYALKLYSMDQYSSILISSILKSNGLSLASSFHDGLILKRLKAMKRKVTQLKPWKVGALTALCAILAIAFACNEQLDGEIKKMGEQSNAISFDQLPDNMKADLEPMKEQLAFIKLEAKEGDNLSDIAGLQDIDEELIHSMNIDKTNNTIYIAMMKDGTNFDYVAEKSKMDGEVFTMVESQPRYPGGMDAFYQYLGQEMKYPLEARKAGIEGRVYVQFIVEPDGTISEVTTLKGIGGGCDAEAERVMTNTSGWIPGEQRGKKVRVRMVLPLIFKLNNEGVANGGKSKGTIIINEVENVNDRMKINANLQEGVWTGTVYAPNGQPLAGVNIVEKNTTSGTVSDRDGSFRLKLINPASEVILRSVGYESVKLSDN from the coding sequence ATGATCAACTACCTCATCGAATTATTTATCATTCATAGCATCCTCACGGTGGGCTATCTCATCTTTCTGCGGGAGGAATCTGATTACAGCAAGCTCCGGGCCTATCTGCTCGGCTCCACCCTCCTCTCCATGATTGTCCCACTCCTGCACTTTCCGTCTATTCTTGCCCTTTTTGCTCCTCAGCAAGGTTCACCGTCTGCAGAAGTGGTCACCTATCTGCTTAACCCGGCAATGATCACTGTTCAATCCACTTCCAGCTACGACTTTTCCTTCGCCATATGGTTCTATGCACTGATTAGTATCTGGTTTTTGGTGCAAATCGCTAGAGGAATCATCTACCTCGTGCGCCTGGAGCGACACAGCGAGTATCAGGTGGTAGATGGAATTCCGGTCTATCGGGCATCCAACATTCAGGGGAGTTTTACCTTTTTCAATCGGATCTTTATGGATCATACCATTTCATCCGATCAGGAAGAATTTACCCCCATGCTCAACCACGAGTCTGCACACGCCAGACTGGGGCATAGCTATGACATTCTGTTCCTTCAGCTCTTCAGGGCTTGCTTCTGGTGGTTGCCCAGTGCCTGGTGGATTCAAAAAGAAATTAAGAAAATACATGAGTACCAGGCCGATGCCTATGCACTGAAATTATACAGCATGGACCAGTACTCATCTATACTGATCAGTTCTATTCTAAAATCCAATGGTTTGAGCCTGGCCAGCTCGTTCCATGATGGTTTAATCTTAAAACGACTCAAAGCAATGAAACGTAAAGTAACACAACTCAAGCCCTGGAAAGTGGGCGCACTCACGGCCTTATGCGCCATTCTCGCTATCGCCTTTGCCTGTAATGAACAATTGGATGGAGAAATCAAAAAAATGGGTGAGCAGAGCAATGCCATCTCCTTTGATCAACTCCCAGACAATATGAAGGCGGATCTTGAGCCAATGAAGGAGCAACTGGCCTTTATCAAACTGGAAGCAAAAGAAGGAGACAATCTGTCTGATATAGCCGGACTTCAGGATATTGATGAAGAGCTTATCCACTCTATGAATATTGATAAAACCAATAATACCATCTACATAGCCATGATGAAAGATGGTACCAACTTTGACTATGTAGCAGAGAAATCAAAGATGGACGGTGAGGTCTTTACCATGGTAGAAAGCCAACCTCGCTACCCTGGCGGTATGGATGCCTTTTATCAATACCTTGGGCAAGAGATGAAGTACCCGCTGGAAGCTCGGAAAGCCGGAATAGAAGGGCGGGTGTATGTGCAGTTCATTGTGGAACCGGATGGCACCATCTCGGAAGTCACTACACTGAAAGGAATTGGAGGCGGATGTGATGCCGAAGCTGAGCGAGTGATGACCAATACTTCCGGGTGGATCCCAGGAGAGCAACGTGGCAAAAAAGTACGGGTGCGTATGGTACTGCCGCTGATCTTCAAGCTCAATAATGAAGGGGTAGCCAACGGCGGAAAGTCGAAGGGTACTATTATCATCAATGAAGTGGAAAATGTTAATGATCGAATGAAAATCAATGCCAACCTTCAGGAAGGAGTCTGGACTGGGACGGTCTATGCTCCCAATGGCCAGCCCCTTGCAGGAGTAAATATTGTGGAGAAGAATACTACCTCCGGTACAGTCTCCGACAGAGATGGCTCTTTCCGACTGAAACTAATCAACCCTGCCAGCGAGGTGATACTCAGGTCTGTGGGTTATGAAAGTGTCAAACTTTCAGATAATTAA